A genomic region of Waddliaceae bacterium contains the following coding sequences:
- a CDS encoding acetyl-CoA carboxylase carboxyltransferase subunit alpha: MDVLPHEKKIVEYEETIRKLRNGEDGVFDAEEVADFEEKLHDLKKNVYSSLTPWERVIISRHPKRPHASDYIENLCDDFIELCGDRTFGDDAAVIGGLAVIGGKKCVVMGQEKGKDTESRVHHNFGMVNPEGFRKAIRLARLAEKFGLPIVSFIDTPGAYPGLEAEERGQGWAIAENLRDFSLIRTPIVVVIIGEGCSGGALGMGVGDVIGMLQHAYYSVISPEGCASILWKDADKKSIAAATLKLNAEDLHDKGLIDEIIEEPLGGAHHSPRKVYDKVKKFITKQWEELQTLDIEELVERRYRKFRIMGEYSEEI, translated from the coding sequence TTGGACGTTTTACCACACGAGAAGAAGATCGTAGAATATGAGGAGACGATACGTAAACTTCGCAACGGCGAAGATGGCGTCTTCGACGCCGAAGAGGTCGCCGACTTCGAAGAGAAGCTCCACGACCTAAAGAAGAACGTATACTCCTCACTGACACCATGGGAGCGTGTGATAATATCCCGACACCCTAAACGTCCACACGCTAGCGACTACATTGAAAATCTTTGTGACGATTTCATAGAACTTTGCGGAGATAGAACCTTCGGCGACGACGCCGCAGTGATAGGAGGGCTAGCCGTCATTGGCGGAAAGAAATGTGTCGTCATGGGACAGGAGAAAGGCAAAGACACCGAAAGTAGAGTACACCATAACTTCGGGATGGTAAACCCCGAAGGGTTCAGAAAAGCTATAAGACTTGCACGCCTAGCAGAGAAGTTCGGGCTGCCCATAGTATCTTTCATCGACACCCCAGGAGCATACCCAGGACTCGAAGCAGAAGAACGTGGACAAGGATGGGCTATAGCAGAAAACCTCAGAGATTTTTCGCTGATACGTACGCCGATAGTAGTAGTAATAATCGGAGAAGGATGCTCGGGAGGAGCGCTAGGGATGGGCGTCGGTGACGTCATCGGGATGCTACAACATGCATACTATTCCGTGATATCACCAGAAGGATGCGCGTCGATATTATGGAAAGACGCAGATAAAAAGTCCATCGCAGCAGCGACGCTGAAACTCAACGCCGAAGACCTCCACGACAAAGGCCTCATCGATGAGATCATCGAAGAACCCCTCGGTGGCGCACACCATAGCCCTAGAAAGGTGTATGACAAAGTAAAGAAATTTATAACGAAACAGTGGGAAGAACTACAAACCCTAGATATCGAAGAACTCGTAGAACGACGATATAGGAAATTCCGCATCATGGGAGAATATTCAGAAGAGATATGA
- a CDS encoding L,D-transpeptidase: protein MSFSKILAFMAVALFSLVLIVGLFKKAFIGEKNSPITDINDPIELQLDGEYISTTTATTPFNEDIVSRPPPVADESSDVDRINELFNLGMPKLPIVETVTYTSRVPWKRGAAAWVVDYANHYKTSRHFIARSLNKKVDYDTQNVTNGDKFNVFRKDKDVDFHLVVDITRSKLWFYYHDKSSDERVLLKTYPVGLGRADTMKASGILTPIGKYSLGDKIAVYRPGYKGIYNGERIEMMTVFGTRWIPFDKEISECTEPAKGLGIHGAPWVWNEKTRRKEESLDGIGEYDSDGCIRLRTADIEELFAIVITKPTYIQLVKDFRDADVPGVE, encoded by the coding sequence ATGTCATTTTCGAAGATATTAGCGTTTATGGCGGTAGCACTTTTCTCGTTGGTGCTCATCGTTGGGTTGTTTAAAAAAGCCTTCATAGGAGAAAAAAACTCTCCTATAACAGATATTAACGATCCCATAGAGCTGCAGCTCGACGGCGAATATATTAGCACCACCACCGCTACAACACCTTTCAATGAAGATATCGTATCGCGTCCACCTCCCGTCGCTGATGAGTCTTCGGACGTCGACCGTATCAACGAGCTCTTTAACCTCGGAATGCCAAAGCTTCCTATAGTAGAGACGGTGACATATACCAGCAGAGTCCCATGGAAACGTGGCGCAGCAGCATGGGTCGTCGACTACGCAAACCACTACAAGACATCACGACATTTCATAGCCCGCAGCCTAAACAAAAAAGTCGACTACGACACACAGAATGTAACCAATGGCGATAAGTTCAACGTCTTCCGTAAAGATAAAGACGTAGACTTCCACCTCGTCGTCGATATCACAAGAAGTAAGCTGTGGTTCTACTACCACGACAAAAGCTCCGACGAAAGAGTACTCCTTAAAACATACCCAGTAGGCCTCGGAAGGGCTGACACAATGAAAGCTTCAGGGATCCTTACGCCTATAGGGAAATACTCCTTGGGCGATAAGATCGCCGTATACAGGCCAGGATACAAAGGGATATATAACGGCGAACGTATCGAGATGATGACCGTCTTCGGAACACGATGGATACCTTTCGATAAAGAGATATCAGAGTGTACAGAGCCAGCAAAAGGCCTTGGAATTCACGGCGCACCATGGGTGTGGAACGAGAAGACACGAAGGAAAGAAGAAAGCCTCGACGGCATAGGAGAATATGATAGCGATGGATGTATACGTCTACGTACCGCCGATATCGAAGAACTCTTCGCCATCGTAATAACAAAACCTACATATATACAGCTTGTCAAAGACTTCCGCGATGCCGATGTGCCAGGAGTAGAATAG